From Ignisphaera aggregans DSM 17230, the proteins below share one genomic window:
- a CDS encoding carboxyl transferase (COGs: COG4799 Acetyl-CoA carboxylase carboxyltransferase component (subunits alpha and beta)~InterPro IPR000438:IPR000022:IPR011762:IPR011763~KEGG: tpe:Tpen_0156 carboxyl transferase~PFAM: carboxyl transferase~SPTR: A1RWI6 Carboxyl transferase~PFAM: Carboxyl transferase domain) — translation MSDLSGYERSEIRKLREMMEIAKLGGGVEAINKQHAAGKLTARERLELLFDGGRFIEIDMFVTHRATEFDMSERKAYGDGVVTAFGKVDGRNIVAIAQDFTFMGGSVGEMHAAKIVKAMQYALSVGVPVVFLNDSGGARIQEGVDSLRGYGEIFYMNVAASGAIPQIAVIMGPCAGGAVYSPALMDFIIMVDKISYMFITGPRVVKAAIGEEVTEMELGGPEVHASKSGVAHFVASNEKEAIEIVKKLLSYLPSNSMELPPRVQPMDDPERIDTALNNVVPEDSSKPYNMYEIIERVVDRNTFFEVHRDFAKNAIVGFARLNGYSIGIVANQPLYYMGALDIDSSDKIARFVRFCDAFNIPIITFVDVPGFVPGTFQEHRGIIRHGAKIIYAYSEATVPKITVIVRKAYGGAYIALGSRHLGADFVVAWPTAEIAVMGPEAAAEVIWRKKLQSIEDPVKREELLKKLAEEYRERIATPYYAASRGYIDAIIEPSHTRPILIKALEFLMTKREIRIRPPPRKHGLIPL, via the coding sequence ATGTCTGATCTATCTGGTTATGAGAGAAGTGAGATAAGAAAGTTAAGGGAGATGATGGAAATAGCAAAACTTGGTGGTGGAGTAGAAGCTATAAATAAACAGCATGCAGCAGGAAAGCTAACTGCACGTGAAAGACTCGAGCTTTTGTTTGATGGAGGCAGATTTATTGAGATAGATATGTTTGTTACACATAGAGCTACAGAGTTTGATATGAGTGAGAGGAAGGCTTATGGCGATGGTGTCGTAACAGCATTTGGAAAAGTTGATGGTAGGAATATAGTTGCTATAGCACAGGACTTCACCTTTATGGGAGGATCTGTTGGTGAAATGCATGCAGCAAAAATTGTAAAGGCAATGCAGTATGCTCTATCCGTAGGTGTTCCGGTAGTATTTCTCAATGATTCTGGAGGTGCAAGGATTCAAGAAGGTGTAGATTCTCTCAGGGGATATGGAGAGATTTTTTATATGAATGTTGCTGCATCTGGAGCTATACCACAAATAGCAGTTATAATGGGTCCTTGCGCAGGGGGAGCAGTATACTCACCAGCATTAATGGACTTTATAATAATGGTTGATAAAATCTCCTACATGTTTATAACTGGGCCAAGAGTTGTAAAAGCTGCTATAGGTGAAGAAGTAACTGAGATGGAGCTTGGAGGTCCAGAGGTACATGCGTCGAAGAGTGGGGTAGCTCATTTTGTTGCGAGTAATGAGAAGGAGGCGATAGAGATTGTGAAAAAACTTCTATCCTATCTACCGTCTAACAGCATGGAACTTCCACCAAGAGTTCAACCAATGGATGATCCTGAGAGAATAGATACTGCACTAAATAATGTTGTACCGGAGGACTCTTCTAAGCCGTATAATATGTATGAGATAATAGAGAGAGTAGTAGATAGGAATACTTTCTTTGAAGTTCATAGAGACTTTGCTAAGAATGCTATTGTAGGATTTGCAAGACTAAATGGATACTCTATAGGTATTGTAGCAAACCAACCTCTATACTATATGGGTGCTCTAGATATAGACTCTTCTGATAAAATCGCTAGATTCGTGAGATTCTGTGATGCATTTAATATTCCAATAATAACCTTTGTCGATGTACCAGGATTTGTACCTGGAACCTTCCAAGAGCATAGAGGGATAATAAGACATGGTGCTAAGATTATCTATGCATATAGTGAAGCGACAGTACCTAAGATAACAGTAATTGTTAGAAAGGCATATGGAGGTGCATATATAGCACTAGGATCGAGGCATCTGGGAGCAGATTTTGTTGTGGCATGGCCTACAGCTGAAATAGCTGTTATGGGTCCTGAAGCAGCAGCTGAAGTTATATGGCGTAAAAAGTTGCAATCAATAGAAGATCCTGTTAAGAGGGAAGAACTCTTAAAGAAATTAGCAGAGGAGTATAGAGAGAGAATTGCAACACCATACTATGCAGCTTCACGTGGATATATAGACGCTATAATTGAGCCCAGTCATACAAGACCAATACTTATTAAAGCACTAGAATTTCTAATGACTAAGAGAGAGATAAGAATAAGACCTCCTCCCAGGAAGCATGGTTTAATACCTTTATAA
- a CDS encoding biotin/lipoyl attachment domain-containing protein (COGs: COG0511 Biotin carboxyl carrier protein~InterPro IPR000089~KEGG: ton:TON_0039 putative acetyl-CoA carboxylase biotin carboxyl carrier protein subunit~PFAM: biotin/lipoyl attachment domain-containing protein~SPTR: A7A9G2 Putative uncharacterized protein~PFAM: Biotin-requiring enzyme) — MPQKIVVEFKNQRYEVEILEEKEGVIRVRVGDREYIVYLPQESTGYRSYQLLMEKGRAIESANRQAVEEELIQRKEDRYIYSEIPGRIVKYMVNEGDYIREGDVIAIIESMKMEIELRSNKSGRIKKILIPKGSFVNIGQPLIELG, encoded by the coding sequence ATGCCTCAGAAGATTGTAGTAGAATTCAAGAATCAGCGATATGAAGTGGAAATACTTGAGGAAAAAGAGGGTGTGATTAGGGTTAGAGTTGGAGATAGAGAATACATTGTATATCTACCACAGGAATCTACAGGATATAGATCATATCAACTGCTTATGGAAAAAGGTAGAGCTATAGAGAGCGCCAATAGACAGGCTGTTGAGGAGGAGCTGATACAGAGAAAAGAGGATAGATATATATATTCTGAGATCCCAGGGAGAATAGTTAAGTATATGGTTAATGAAGGGGATTATATAAGGGAGGGAGATGTAATAGCGATTATTGAGTCTATGAAGATGGAAATAGAACTTCGAAGTAATAAGAGTGGGAGGATTAAAAAAATTCTTATTCCGAAGGGTTCCTTTGTTAACATTGGTCAACCATTGATTGAGCTTGGGTAA